The proteins below are encoded in one region of Planctopirus limnophila DSM 3776:
- the trpC gene encoding indole-3-glycerol phosphate synthase TrpC: MTTSTSKNVLDEIVEHKRDEVKLAKSRVSAAVLSAQVADLPATRGFARAIEQADDIALIAEVKKASPSAGLIRADFDPVALAKTYVQHGATCLSVLTDERFFQGSLDYLKQIRRAVDVPLLRKEFVIDPYQILEARVAEADAILLIAECLSQSMMEELFGKATELGMDTLIELHDEEHLERVLSIGSKLVGINNRNLKTMVTDLQQTERLAARIPADVLLVGESGIRTRADVDRLKLAGARAILVGESLMKQPDVGAAVEALLKPQSRHAVIE, from the coding sequence TTGACGACATCAACCAGTAAAAATGTCCTCGATGAAATTGTTGAACACAAGCGAGATGAAGTAAAGCTGGCGAAAAGTCGGGTTTCGGCGGCAGTGCTTTCGGCACAAGTGGCAGATTTGCCAGCCACCCGTGGGTTTGCCCGGGCCATTGAGCAGGCTGACGATATTGCTCTGATTGCGGAAGTCAAAAAAGCCAGTCCATCGGCGGGTTTGATCCGTGCAGACTTTGACCCTGTCGCTCTGGCAAAGACTTATGTTCAACATGGTGCCACCTGCCTGAGTGTCTTGACTGACGAACGTTTTTTTCAAGGTTCGTTGGACTATTTGAAGCAGATACGGCGAGCCGTCGATGTTCCGCTTTTGCGAAAAGAATTTGTGATTGATCCGTATCAGATTCTTGAAGCGCGAGTGGCGGAAGCTGATGCGATTCTGCTGATTGCCGAATGCCTTTCTCAGTCGATGATGGAGGAGCTTTTCGGTAAGGCGACAGAACTTGGTATGGATACACTTATTGAACTGCATGATGAAGAACATCTGGAGCGAGTCCTCTCAATTGGCTCAAAGCTGGTAGGAATTAACAATCGTAACCTGAAAACGATGGTGACAGACCTGCAGCAGACGGAACGACTGGCAGCAAGAATTCCTGCGGATGTGCTGCTGGTCGGAGAGAGTGGTATTCGTACCCGGGCTGACGTGGATCGCTTGAAGCTGGCTGGTGCGCGGGCCATTCTCGTCGGCGAATCTTTGATGAAACAGCCGGATGTCGGAGCGGCGGTCGAGGCTTTATTGAAGCCACAATCCCGTCATGCAGTCATCGAATAA
- a CDS encoding CPBP family intramembrane glutamic endopeptidase — translation MNSTIASGIFMSVVVGIFGGCLASTIWSLAAFLDRDMASPIPKRQLSDQQAAWPALATWLACSWILLSLLLPAILHVISPAPKPAAEFTMNQVLFLVAQNTIIMLFLLLAIDPRRFRAVGIISPEPVQDLISAVWATPLMLTGAAILRISLSPWIKPEDSHPILKMLSFDSPWINIALLLLTAAIVAPLFEELLFRVILQGWLTRLLGRNWSIPIVAMAFAAVHGWPDAVPLLLVGFMLGILFDRRRSWLSVVALHSFFNATMLIMQVLAVNATQPAAPEKSPVPEQQNPPITAPEAIEVSFSQKAGIALETLFEDQLPMKVRTS, via the coding sequence ATGAATAGCACCATTGCCAGCGGGATTTTCATGTCTGTCGTTGTGGGAATTTTTGGAGGTTGCCTCGCCAGCACCATCTGGAGTCTGGCCGCTTTTCTTGACCGCGACATGGCCAGCCCGATTCCTAAACGCCAGCTGAGCGATCAGCAGGCTGCATGGCCCGCACTGGCAACATGGTTGGCCTGCAGTTGGATCCTTTTGTCACTGCTCTTACCTGCCATTCTGCATGTGATCAGTCCCGCACCAAAACCTGCTGCCGAATTCACCATGAACCAGGTTCTCTTTCTGGTCGCACAGAACACGATCATCATGCTGTTTCTGCTATTGGCCATTGATCCCAGGCGATTTCGCGCAGTCGGTATCATCAGCCCGGAACCAGTTCAAGACTTGATTTCAGCGGTGTGGGCCACTCCGCTCATGCTCACTGGTGCCGCGATTCTGCGAATTTCTTTAAGCCCGTGGATCAAGCCTGAAGACAGCCATCCGATTCTCAAGATGCTCTCGTTCGATTCTCCATGGATCAACATCGCGCTGCTGTTGTTGACAGCTGCGATTGTGGCTCCTCTGTTTGAAGAACTATTGTTCCGAGTCATCCTTCAAGGCTGGCTCACTCGTCTGCTGGGAAGGAACTGGTCCATTCCCATCGTTGCGATGGCGTTTGCGGCTGTGCATGGCTGGCCAGATGCGGTGCCACTGCTGCTGGTTGGTTTCATGCTGGGAATCCTCTTTGACCGCAGAAGAAGCTGGCTCTCGGTCGTGGCCCTGCACTCATTTTTTAATGCCACCATGTTGATCATGCAGGTTCTGGCGGTGAACGCGACTCAACCGGCTGCTCCCGAAAAATCTCCAGTCCCTGAACAACAAAATCCACCGATCACAGCACCCGAAGCCATCGAAGTTTCCTTTTCGCAAAAAGCTGGTATCGCTCTCGAAACGCTATTCGAAGATCAACTTCCAATGAAAGTCAGGACTTCTTGA
- the tyrS gene encoding tyrosine--tRNA ligase, translated as MSDAQPALAFPPVEDQLKVILRGVEKVVPEEELARKLAKSRETGRPLRIKYGIDPTGIDVHLGHTVPLRKLRQFQELGHQAVLIIGNFTAMVGDPSGRDQARAKRLSAEEVEANATDYLKQVGKVIDLSKTEIHRNGEWFSKMTFADILTLCSKVTVAQLLTRDDFAKRYASQSPIFLHECLYPVMQAWDSVEIKSDIELGGTEQLYSFMLARDLQRDQQLEQQLGVMSPILVGLDGKRRMGKSLGNYIGIAESPLAMMKKFMQIPDEVMPMYFELLTNIPLDEVQQLLAGHPKLAKQRLAREVIAQYHTSTAGDEAIQQWEAEVSAGALPADIEQVTIEASVVSNGTVTAAILFKQAGLCPTTSDARRLISQGGAYFGDDLQVISSHDQAIPITNGLLLKAGKKRYARLNLPS; from the coding sequence ATGTCCGACGCTCAGCCCGCCCTTGCCTTTCCCCCGGTTGAAGATCAACTCAAGGTGATCTTGCGGGGAGTCGAGAAAGTGGTTCCCGAAGAGGAACTGGCTCGCAAGTTGGCAAAAAGCCGAGAAACCGGCCGTCCGCTGCGAATCAAGTACGGCATCGACCCCACGGGGATTGATGTGCATCTGGGGCATACCGTTCCTTTGAGAAAGCTGAGGCAGTTCCAGGAACTGGGTCACCAGGCTGTGCTGATCATTGGCAACTTCACCGCCATGGTGGGTGACCCCAGTGGGCGCGACCAGGCCCGGGCCAAACGTCTCTCAGCCGAAGAAGTCGAAGCCAACGCGACAGATTATCTGAAGCAGGTGGGTAAAGTTATTGATCTCTCGAAAACCGAAATTCACCGCAATGGTGAATGGTTTTCCAAGATGACTTTTGCCGACATTCTCACGCTGTGCAGCAAGGTGACTGTCGCCCAGCTTTTGACACGCGATGACTTTGCCAAACGCTATGCCAGCCAGTCACCCATTTTCCTGCACGAATGCCTTTACCCTGTGATGCAGGCCTGGGATTCCGTCGAGATCAAGTCCGATATCGAACTGGGCGGCACCGAGCAGCTTTACAGCTTTATGCTGGCTCGCGATCTGCAGCGTGACCAGCAGCTTGAACAGCAGTTAGGGGTGATGTCCCCCATTCTGGTTGGGCTCGATGGCAAAAGACGCATGGGGAAGAGCCTGGGGAATTACATCGGCATTGCTGAGTCACCACTGGCCATGATGAAAAAGTTCATGCAGATTCCCGATGAAGTCATGCCCATGTACTTCGAACTGTTGACGAATATCCCCCTTGATGAAGTTCAGCAACTCTTGGCAGGTCATCCCAAACTGGCAAAACAACGCCTCGCCAGAGAAGTCATTGCCCAATACCATACCTCGACAGCAGGCGATGAAGCGATTCAGCAATGGGAAGCGGAAGTCAGTGCCGGTGCCCTCCCCGCCGACATTGAACAAGTCACCATCGAGGCCTCCGTTGTTTCTAATGGAACTGTGACAGCCGCAATCCTTTTCAAACAGGCGGGGCTGTGCCCCACAACTTCCGATGCGAGGCGGCTGATCAGCCAGGGAGGTGCCTACTTTGGGGACGATCTCCAGGTGATCAGTTCTCATGACCAGGCGATCCCGATCACGAATGGTCTGCTTCTCAAAGCCGGCAAAAAGCGTTACGCCAGGCTTAACCTCCCCAGCTGA
- a CDS encoding Gfo/Idh/MocA family protein, whose product MSQIGFGIIGCGMIAHFHAKAIKSIRGASLKACYNSTPSKAISFAEEHGGVACSTIEELLSRPDVDVVCVCTPSGAHLEPAVAAANAKKHVVVEKPLEISLKRCDAIIEACTRNHVQLCAIFPSRFSPANLALKQAIDEGRFGRLTLGDTYVKWWRSQEYYDSGAWRGTWALDGGGAYMNQAIHNVDLLYWLMGDVDTVSGITSTLAHDRIEVEDVGVATLKFKNGALGVIEATTSAWPGLLKRTEIHGTTGSAIIEQDQITLWNFAKPKAKDAALLEKYGKNSAISGGASDPKAISFQNHAEQLKDFLAAIKTGRTPKVTGAEGRKSVEMILAIYQSSWSGKQVQLPLAKDPKRPAKK is encoded by the coding sequence ATGTCTCAAATCGGTTTTGGCATTATTGGATGTGGCATGATTGCCCATTTCCACGCGAAAGCGATCAAGTCGATTCGCGGAGCAAGCCTCAAGGCCTGCTATAACTCCACCCCGTCCAAGGCGATTTCGTTTGCGGAAGAGCATGGTGGAGTCGCTTGCAGCACGATTGAGGAACTACTCTCTCGCCCGGATGTCGATGTCGTCTGTGTCTGCACTCCCAGCGGTGCTCACTTAGAACCCGCTGTGGCAGCAGCCAATGCCAAAAAGCATGTGGTCGTCGAAAAGCCCCTGGAAATCAGCCTCAAGCGCTGCGACGCCATTATCGAGGCCTGCACTCGAAACCATGTGCAGCTGTGTGCGATCTTCCCTTCACGATTCAGCCCTGCCAATCTCGCTTTGAAACAGGCGATCGATGAAGGTCGCTTTGGACGGCTGACTCTCGGCGATACTTACGTCAAATGGTGGCGCAGCCAGGAGTACTACGACAGCGGTGCGTGGCGAGGGACATGGGCACTTGATGGCGGCGGAGCGTACATGAACCAGGCCATTCATAATGTCGATCTGCTTTACTGGCTCATGGGAGATGTCGATACTGTCAGTGGTATCACCTCGACACTGGCCCACGACCGCATCGAGGTGGAAGACGTGGGCGTGGCCACTTTGAAATTCAAAAATGGTGCCCTCGGCGTGATTGAAGCGACAACCAGTGCCTGGCCCGGCCTGCTCAAACGCACAGAAATCCACGGCACAACGGGTTCCGCGATCATCGAGCAGGATCAGATCACTCTCTGGAACTTCGCCAAACCCAAAGCGAAGGATGCAGCCCTTCTGGAAAAGTATGGGAAAAACTCGGCGATTTCAGGCGGTGCCAGTGACCCGAAGGCGATCAGTTTTCAGAATCATGCCGAGCAACTCAAGGATTTCCTCGCTGCCATCAAGACCGGGCGTACGCCGAAAGTCACAGGCGCCGAGGGCCGTAAGTCCGTCGAAATGATTCTCGCCATCTACCAATCATCCTGGAGCGGAAAACAGGTCCAGCTACCTCTTGCGAAAGATCCAAAGCGACCTGCAAAAAAATAA
- a CDS encoding NADAR family protein, with protein MRDLHELRQKHASGAAIEFLYFWGHTPPENGEVNHACLSQWYPSPFTIDGVVYPTAEHWMMASKARLFGDFATLAEIRATISPKEAKAAGRKVRDFDEARWEAHRFRFVVDGNWAKFTQNHTLRQYLLGTGTKVLIEASPTDHIWGIGLSEQEARNSSPEHWPGLNLLGFALMEVREQISEFTF; from the coding sequence ATGCGTGATCTTCATGAACTGCGGCAGAAACATGCGAGTGGTGCAGCCATCGAATTTCTGTACTTCTGGGGGCATACTCCACCTGAAAATGGCGAAGTGAATCACGCCTGCCTGAGCCAGTGGTACCCCTCTCCCTTCACGATCGACGGGGTCGTCTATCCGACGGCAGAACATTGGATGATGGCCTCCAAAGCCAGACTCTTCGGTGATTTTGCCACTCTGGCAGAGATCCGGGCGACCATCAGTCCGAAAGAAGCCAAAGCCGCTGGACGAAAGGTCCGCGACTTCGATGAAGCCCGCTGGGAGGCCCACCGATTTCGATTCGTCGTCGATGGCAACTGGGCCAAGTTCACCCAGAACCATACGCTGCGCCAGTACCTCCTGGGGACTGGCACGAAAGTTCTGATTGAAGCGAGCCCCACAGATCACATCTGGGGAATCGGACTTTCAGAACAAGAGGCGCGAAACTCTTCTCCAGAGCATTGGCCAGGCCTCAATCTCCTGGGATTTGCTCTGATGGAAGTTCGCGAACAGATCTCAGAATTCACCTTCTGA
- the topA gene encoding type I DNA topoisomerase, with translation MAAKQHKALVIVESPAKARKIGEYLGKDYIVLASMGHVRDLPSGAAEVPAELKKEQWATLGVNIDQQFEPVYVVPKDKKKTVKELKDALKTCSELILATDEDREGESIGWHLMKLLEPKVPVSRMVFSEITKDAIQKAIRNTRELDQNLVEAQETRRVVDRLYGYRLSPLLWKKVAPRLSAGRVQSVAVRVLVRREMERLAFRKGSYWDLKAALATASSARFDAALATVGGRRVAQGRDFDESTGRLKTDADVLLLDEAQSKALQTKLEESPDWVVSNVETRLQTRKPYPPFTTSTLQQEANRKLGLSARETMQIAQRLYENGFITYMRTDSVSLSQEAISASRACVTNRYGQEFLHPEVRQYTTKSKSAQEAHEAIRPAGVEMKTAEELSLNGREGALYAMIWKRTVATQMAEAQLRFQTVTIGTLDVEFRATGRHVEFAGFFRAYVEGSDDPEGALEDSEAALPPMEKGQKLTCKEVQALAHETKPPARYTEATLVKTLEEEGIGRPSTYASIIGTIQDRGYVRKQGNQLVPTFTAMAVTKLLEKNFSRLVDLQFTARMEQDLDDIANGQAERLPYLKSFYSGETGLDEQVKQNEAGIDPREACTLDIDGVNAKVRLGKFGAFFEGERDGQPVTATIPDDIAPADLTNELAEKLITQKSQGPQSLGIDPESGLPIFLLIGPFGPYLQLGEMKDGEKPRRVSIPKTRDVSTVKLEDALEYMKLPKALGPHPETGKVVKAGIGMYGPYVHHDKTYKSLDKTDDILQMTMERALELLAQARVRVPVAPLKELGAHPVDGDPVQIFEGKYGPYIKHGKTNATIPKERELDSVTLEEAVRLLDERVAKGGGSTGRRGGKKVTKKAAAKKAAASAAMATPKKATAKKKAAKKATKKSVS, from the coding sequence GTGGCAGCAAAGCAGCATAAAGCTCTGGTGATCGTTGAATCTCCCGCAAAAGCTCGCAAAATCGGCGAGTATCTGGGGAAGGACTATATTGTCCTGGCCAGCATGGGGCATGTGCGTGATCTGCCTTCCGGAGCAGCCGAAGTCCCCGCAGAACTCAAAAAAGAGCAGTGGGCGACTCTGGGTGTCAACATCGACCAGCAGTTCGAGCCGGTTTATGTTGTACCCAAAGACAAGAAAAAGACGGTCAAAGAGTTGAAGGATGCCCTGAAAACTTGTTCAGAGCTCATTCTGGCAACCGACGAAGACCGCGAGGGGGAGAGCATTGGCTGGCATTTGATGAAGCTCCTGGAGCCGAAAGTCCCTGTCAGCCGCATGGTCTTTTCAGAAATCACCAAGGACGCCATTCAAAAGGCGATTCGTAACACCCGCGAACTCGACCAGAATCTTGTGGAAGCACAGGAAACTCGTCGTGTCGTCGATCGCTTATACGGCTACAGGCTCAGTCCGCTCCTCTGGAAAAAGGTGGCACCGAGATTATCTGCTGGCCGTGTTCAATCGGTGGCAGTGCGTGTGCTTGTCAGGCGAGAGATGGAGCGGCTGGCTTTTCGTAAAGGGAGTTACTGGGATCTCAAGGCGGCATTAGCAACAGCAAGTTCCGCCCGTTTCGACGCTGCGCTGGCGACTGTCGGCGGCCGGCGTGTGGCTCAGGGACGCGATTTCGATGAGTCGACCGGGCGACTGAAAACCGATGCCGACGTGTTGCTGCTGGATGAAGCGCAGTCGAAGGCTCTTCAAACAAAACTGGAAGAGAGTCCCGACTGGGTTGTCAGTAATGTCGAAACCAGGCTGCAGACGCGTAAACCTTATCCGCCATTCACCACCAGCACCTTGCAGCAGGAAGCCAACCGCAAACTGGGTCTAAGTGCTCGCGAGACCATGCAGATTGCGCAGCGGCTCTACGAAAACGGCTTTATCACCTACATGCGTACTGATAGCGTCAGCCTTTCACAAGAGGCGATCTCCGCCTCCCGTGCCTGCGTGACGAATCGATACGGACAAGAGTTTCTGCACCCGGAAGTTCGTCAATACACGACAAAGTCCAAGTCGGCACAGGAGGCTCACGAGGCCATTCGTCCGGCGGGTGTCGAGATGAAAACTGCCGAAGAATTGAGTCTCAATGGTCGGGAAGGGGCACTCTATGCCATGATCTGGAAGCGCACCGTCGCGACCCAGATGGCAGAAGCCCAGCTTCGATTTCAGACGGTGACAATCGGTACCCTCGACGTGGAATTCCGGGCGACGGGACGGCATGTCGAATTTGCTGGTTTCTTCCGGGCCTATGTTGAGGGAAGCGATGATCCCGAAGGAGCACTCGAAGATTCTGAAGCAGCACTTCCTCCCATGGAGAAAGGTCAAAAGCTGACTTGTAAGGAAGTGCAGGCTCTGGCACACGAAACCAAGCCACCGGCCCGCTACACAGAAGCCACGTTGGTCAAAACACTTGAAGAAGAAGGGATTGGCCGTCCCAGTACTTACGCTTCGATTATCGGGACGATTCAGGATCGTGGCTATGTTCGCAAGCAGGGCAACCAGCTGGTACCCACATTTACGGCCATGGCGGTCACAAAGCTGCTTGAGAAAAACTTCTCGCGGCTGGTTGACCTGCAGTTTACCGCCCGCATGGAGCAGGATCTGGACGATATCGCGAATGGTCAGGCAGAGCGTCTGCCCTATTTGAAGTCGTTTTACTCAGGTGAAACTGGCCTTGATGAGCAGGTCAAGCAGAATGAAGCAGGGATTGATCCTCGCGAAGCCTGCACGCTCGATATTGACGGAGTGAACGCTAAAGTTCGCCTCGGAAAGTTTGGGGCATTCTTTGAAGGGGAGCGCGATGGTCAGCCGGTCACTGCAACGATCCCCGACGATATCGCTCCTGCCGATCTGACGAATGAATTGGCCGAAAAACTGATTACCCAGAAAAGCCAGGGGCCTCAGTCGCTGGGGATTGATCCGGAAAGTGGCCTGCCCATCTTTTTGCTGATCGGGCCATTCGGGCCTTACCTGCAACTGGGGGAAATGAAAGATGGCGAAAAGCCCCGCCGTGTTTCGATTCCGAAAACGCGAGATGTTTCGACCGTCAAACTGGAAGACGCACTCGAATACATGAAGCTCCCTAAGGCGTTGGGGCCACATCCAGAAACAGGTAAGGTGGTCAAAGCCGGGATCGGCATGTATGGCCCTTATGTGCATCACGATAAGACGTACAAATCGCTCGACAAGACAGACGATATTCTGCAGATGACGATGGAGCGGGCGCTCGAGCTGCTGGCACAGGCTAGAGTGCGAGTACCAGTGGCTCCTCTCAAAGAACTGGGCGCTCATCCGGTGGATGGAGATCCTGTCCAGATCTTTGAAGGGAAATATGGCCCTTACATCAAGCATGGCAAAACCAACGCGACGATTCCCAAAGAGCGGGAACTCGATTCGGTCACGTTAGAAGAGGCTGTCCGATTGCTGGATGAGAGAGTCGCCAAGGGAGGTGGCAGTACTGGACGCCGGGGTGGCAAGAAAGTGACCAAGAAAGCTGCGGCGAAAAAGGCGGCTGCTTCGGCAGCGATGGCCACGCCCAAGAAAGCGACAGCCAAAAAGAAGGCAGCCAAGAAAGCCACAAAGAAGTCTGTTTCCTGA
- a CDS encoding ABC transporter ATP-binding protein: MVTFAENQPVSKAASQPTTTGRPMIEARGLSKFYGQFAAVRDVSFSVPVGQVCAFLGPNGAGKSTTMKMLTGYLAPTEGSAFLAGHCMETDRLAAAPLLGYLPENGPLYLEMTPESMLRFAGQTRGMVASLLQSRLEYVANRCSLTSVWRKPISKLSKGYRQRVGMAQALLHDPQVLILDEPTSGLDPNQTHDVRELILSLAKTKTILLSTHILTEVTAVCSHVVLINEGRLVFNGSLSEMVANAEMETRFRQLTVGGRTP, encoded by the coding sequence ATGGTGACATTTGCGGAAAATCAACCCGTGTCAAAAGCGGCCTCGCAGCCAACAACTACCGGTCGACCGATGATTGAGGCCCGTGGCCTCAGCAAGTTTTACGGCCAGTTCGCAGCCGTCAGAGACGTATCGTTTTCGGTTCCTGTGGGGCAGGTCTGCGCATTTCTCGGGCCTAACGGTGCCGGTAAATCGACGACCATGAAGATGCTCACTGGCTATCTGGCACCGACCGAAGGCTCAGCATTTTTAGCTGGCCATTGCATGGAGACAGATCGTCTGGCAGCGGCTCCGCTCTTAGGTTATCTCCCGGAGAACGGGCCACTGTATCTGGAGATGACACCCGAATCGATGCTGCGTTTCGCAGGTCAGACACGCGGTATGGTCGCCTCATTACTGCAGAGTCGTCTGGAGTATGTGGCGAACCGCTGCTCATTGACCTCTGTCTGGCGAAAGCCAATTTCCAAGCTTTCCAAAGGTTATCGGCAGCGCGTCGGTATGGCTCAGGCCCTGCTCCATGATCCACAAGTTCTCATTCTTGACGAGCCGACCAGCGGTCTTGATCCCAATCAAACCCATGATGTTCGCGAACTGATTCTCAGTCTGGCCAAAACTAAAACGATCCTCCTTTCAACGCATATTCTGACGGAAGTGACAGCCGTCTGTTCTCATGTGGTGCTGATCAATGAAGGTCGGCTGGTCTTTAACGGCTCACTATCAGAAATGGTCGCAAATGCCGAAATGGAAACTCGTTTTCGCCAATTGACCGTCGGTGGACGCACCCCTTAA
- a CDS encoding Gldg family protein: MLRSHVIFSIFQRNFWSYFSGAIGYLFIMVFVSAGAWFAFREEFFTYNQANLAQLNLYFPQLLLFVVPAITMSVWSEERKLGTDELLFTLPVSDIEVLLGKYLAVIGVYSVTLIFSLTHCLVLLMIGNPDIWQLAANYLGFWLAGCALLSAGMLASYLTSSATVAFIIGLVLCLPAVFIMNVPIPAPFSSLFGNELSLETFGIRYHFQPFGNGIVRFSSLVYFGSFTILMLYINRVLIGYRHWSGGKNGSAMGWQYLIRTVSLAVALISLNLILANANFAFDFTQEKLYTISPTTRQTLTSINTDRPVTIQAFVSRQVPREYASVRTSLIGLLGQYAQIGRGKLSVRIVDVEPFSEAAEEAKAFGIEARKVQSERGGRIQMEDVYLGAVINSGANEVVIPFFDVALPIEYELTRSIQTVSEEKRKTVGILETDAKLMGGFDMQSFRNSPEWRIVTELKKQYNVESVSPAAAIDDKKYDVLIAVLPSSLSTPDMGNLVDYVRKGRPTLIFDDPIPATNVELAPRQPRPRAGGMMGGMSPPGEPKADGGKATSLVNLLGIQWNYDEVVFDNTIKVLHPEFSDVVRPEIVAISTKSGVKNAFSMTSPVTSGLQEVLLFFSGTIRKRDKANVKVTPLMQTGPDSGLIGWAELVRPGFFGGGLQIVEDPPRMKDEYSHIVACRIEGDTAAGGPPVNVIYVADTDLIADWFFQVRERRLLNLDLDNVTFVLNAVDLLADDQTFIDLRKRRAKARTLTAVERQTAPFVKQRSDEQQKANEEAKQALDQAKERLKAEVEKIRKDDSLDDIAKLQALSIAQESETRKVQVAESNIEQLKQQKLEKNQRQTDRQIRVVEQNFFLAAFLLAPIPPAILGLLVLMIRLRNEQNDITPSRRIKS, encoded by the coding sequence ATGCTTCGGTCTCATGTCATTTTTTCCATTTTCCAGCGTAACTTCTGGAGCTATTTTTCGGGAGCCATCGGTTATCTCTTTATTATGGTCTTCGTCTCGGCTGGTGCCTGGTTCGCCTTCCGGGAGGAGTTTTTCACCTATAATCAGGCCAACCTCGCTCAACTGAATCTCTACTTTCCCCAACTGTTACTGTTCGTGGTTCCTGCCATCACCATGAGTGTCTGGTCGGAAGAACGTAAGCTCGGGACAGATGAACTTCTCTTTACCTTGCCCGTCTCGGATATCGAAGTCCTGCTTGGTAAGTATCTGGCAGTGATTGGGGTCTATTCTGTCACGTTGATTTTTTCACTGACTCACTGCCTTGTACTGCTGATGATTGGGAATCCGGATATCTGGCAACTCGCTGCCAATTATCTCGGTTTCTGGCTGGCCGGATGTGCTCTGCTCAGTGCCGGGATGCTCGCCTCTTATCTGACGAGCAGTGCGACAGTCGCCTTCATCATCGGCCTGGTGCTCTGCCTGCCTGCCGTCTTCATTATGAATGTCCCGATCCCTGCTCCGTTTTCGTCACTCTTTGGAAACGAACTTTCACTCGAAACATTCGGGATTCGATATCACTTCCAGCCGTTTGGCAACGGGATCGTCCGCTTCTCATCGCTCGTCTATTTCGGCTCATTCACCATTCTCATGCTCTACATCAACCGCGTCTTGATCGGTTATCGACACTGGTCAGGAGGCAAGAATGGTTCTGCGATGGGCTGGCAATATCTGATTCGAACCGTCTCATTGGCAGTCGCCTTGATATCTCTCAACCTGATTCTGGCGAATGCTAACTTTGCATTCGATTTTACCCAGGAAAAACTCTACACCATCAGTCCGACCACGCGTCAGACCTTGACCTCTATCAATACCGATCGGCCTGTCACAATCCAGGCATTTGTCAGTCGGCAAGTGCCACGCGAATATGCTTCTGTCCGTACTTCATTGATTGGGCTTTTGGGCCAGTACGCACAGATTGGTCGAGGGAAACTTTCCGTTCGCATTGTCGATGTTGAACCCTTCAGTGAAGCCGCCGAAGAAGCCAAGGCGTTCGGCATCGAGGCCCGCAAAGTTCAATCCGAACGTGGTGGTCGCATTCAGATGGAAGATGTCTATCTGGGTGCAGTGATCAACAGTGGTGCCAATGAAGTGGTGATCCCGTTCTTTGATGTCGCACTTCCCATTGAATACGAACTGACGCGTTCGATTCAGACGGTCTCGGAAGAGAAAAGAAAGACGGTCGGCATTCTGGAAACAGATGCCAAACTGATGGGTGGGTTCGACATGCAGTCGTTCCGCAATTCGCCCGAATGGCGGATCGTCACGGAACTCAAAAAGCAGTACAACGTCGAATCGGTTTCACCAGCTGCGGCGATCGACGACAAAAAATATGACGTCCTGATTGCAGTGCTCCCCTCATCACTTTCGACACCCGATATGGGGAACCTCGTCGATTATGTTCGCAAAGGGCGACCCACGCTCATTTTTGACGATCCGATTCCTGCGACCAATGTCGAACTGGCACCTCGCCAGCCGCGACCTCGCGCAGGAGGAATGATGGGTGGCATGTCACCTCCTGGCGAACCCAAGGCCGATGGTGGTAAAGCGACGTCTCTGGTCAACCTGCTGGGGATTCAATGGAATTATGACGAGGTCGTGTTTGACAATACGATCAAAGTCCTACACCCCGAATTCTCCGACGTCGTTCGCCCGGAAATTGTGGCGATCAGTACCAAAAGTGGCGTCAAGAACGCCTTCTCGATGACCAGCCCCGTGACCAGCGGCTTGCAGGAAGTCCTGCTGTTTTTCTCGGGCACCATTCGTAAGCGTGATAAAGCCAACGTGAAAGTCACGCCTTTGATGCAGACGGGACCCGATTCCGGATTGATTGGCTGGGCTGAACTGGTGCGGCCCGGGTTCTTTGGCGGCGGACTGCAGATTGTGGAGGATCCCCCCCGCATGAAGGATGAGTATTCCCATATCGTCGCATGCCGAATTGAGGGTGATACCGCCGCTGGCGGCCCGCCTGTGAATGTGATTTACGTGGCGGATACTGACCTGATTGCTGACTGGTTCTTCCAGGTTCGCGAACGCCGCCTGCTGAATCTTGATCTCGACAACGTGACCTTCGTGCTGAATGCCGTCGATCTGCTGGCTGATGACCAGACCTTCATCGATCTGCGCAAACGCCGTGCAAAAGCTCGGACATTAACTGCCGTCGAACGGCAGACCGCTCCCTTCGTCAAGCAACGCTCCGACGAGCAGCAAAAAGCGAACGAAGAGGCCAAGCAGGCACTCGATCAGGCCAAAGAACGCTTGAAAGCGGAAGTCGAAAAGATCCGCAAGGATGATTCGCTCGATGATATTGCGAAGCTGCAGGCGCTCTCCATTGCTCAGGAAAGCGAAACGCGGAAAGTCCAGGTCGCTGAAAGTAACATCGAACAGTTGAAACAGCAGAAGCTGGAAAAAAATCAGCGACAAACCGACCGACAGATTCGTGTGGTCGAGCAAAATTTCTTCCTGGCTGCATTTCTGCTCGCTCCGATCCCCCCCGCAATCCTCGGTCTGCTCGTATTAATGATCAGACTTCGCAACGAACAGAATGACATCACCCCCTCGCGCCGGATTAAGTCCTAA